In Salinibaculum sp. SYNS191, the genomic window TCGAGTACACCCAGCAGATGCTCTGGAGTCACACGATGGGCGAACTCACGCAGATGGGGATGAACCTCGCCGACAGCGACGTCGTGATGCCCGTCGTGCCGATGTTCCACGTCAACGCCTGGGGGATGCCCTACGCGACGACGGCCGCCGGCGCGAAACACGTCTATCCCGGGCCGTCGCCGAACCCCGAGGACCTCGTCCGACTCATCGAGGAGGAGGAGGTGACAATCACCGCCGGCGTGCCGACGGTGTGGCTCGGCCTGCTGGAGTACATGGAGGAGAACGAGGTCGACCTCTCCTCGCTGGAGGAAATCTACATCGGCGGCGCGGCCGCCCCCGAGAGCCTCATCCGGAAGTACGACGACCTGGGCGTGACCGTCGTCCACGCGTGGGGCATGACCGAGACGGCGCCCATCGGCTCGACGGCGACGCTGAAGAGTACGCTGCAGGACGTCGACTACGACACCGCGCTGGCAAAGCGGAGCAAGCAGGGGCTGACCCTGCCGGGACTGGAGTTCAAGGTCGTCGACGACGACGGGGAGCGAATCGACTGGGACGGCGAGGACTTCGGCGAACTGCTCATCCGGGGGCCGTGGGTGACCACGGAGTACCACCAGCGCCCCGACGCCAACGAGAGCGACTTCGAGGAGGACCCGGACGGCACGTGGCTCCGGACCGGCGACATCGTGACCGTCGACGAGGACGGGTACATCGACATCGTCGACCGGGCGGACGACGTCATCAAGTCCGGCGGGGAGTGGATATCCTCCCAGGAACTGGAGAACACGATGATGGCCCACGACGACGTAAGCGAGGCGGCGGTCATCGGCGTCCCCCACGAGCGCTACCAGGAGCGCCCGGTCGGGTTCGTCGTCAGGCGCGAGGGTGCCGACATCAGCGACGCGGACCTCGAAGCGGAACTGGGCGAACTCCTCGCCGCGGAGTTCCCCGACTGGTGGGAGCCGGACCGCTACGTGTTCATCGAGGAGGTGCCCAAGACCGCGACCGGGAAGTTCTCGAAGAAGGACCTCCGCGCGGAGTACGGCGACGAGTCGCTGCTGGACGAGGAGTAGCGGGCACCCACCACTGTTTCCTCTCCAGATAGTGAATGTAACTGGTCGCGGACCGATATGCCGTATTCAGCGTTTTCAGACCCTCTAAGCTGCGTTCGAGAACATATCCGTTCACGTACCATTGTCTGACGTACGTTTATGTAGGCGGAGTGAGACGGTGTGTCTATGTGCGGCAACCGTGTCGAGGAACTCGAATCGCGGGTCAAGGAACTGGAAGCGTCGGTCGAGGGGCTGACCGACGAACTCGTCGAGTGCAAGGTCCGGCTGCGCGAGCTGGAGAACGCGGTCGACGACGACCTGGGCTTCGTCCCCGAATCCGAGGAGGGCGAGGAATCCGAGGAGAGCGACATCAGAGTGCCGGAAGCCGGCGAATCGCAGGACGCGGCCGACACATCTAACACCGAGGCCTCCGAGGGAGAGGACAACGCGGAGGAGTCCGAGACCGACATCATCGTGGCGTAGGTCCGGACCTCTCCCACGAGCACCCCCATGCACATCAAAGAGCTCGTCCTCGACAACTTCAAGAGCTTCGGCCGGAAGACCCGTATCCCCTTCTACGAAGACTTCACCACCGTCAGCGGCCCGAACGGCTCGGGCAAGTCAAACATCATCGACTCCGTCCTCTTCGCGCTCGGCCTCGCCCGTACCTCGGGCATCCGCGCGGAGAAGCTGACGGACCTCATCTACAACCCCGGCCACCAGGAGGGCGAGTCCTTCGAGGGCGAACGCGAGGCGAGCGTCGAGGTCGTCCTCGCCAACGACGACGGCACCCTCGACCGCGCGCAGGTCGTCAACGCCGCCGGCACCGACGCCGTGGGCGACGTCGACGAAATCAACATCAAGCGCCGCGTCAAGGAGACCGAGGACAACTACTACTCCTACTACTACATCAACGGCCGCTCGGTCAACCTCGGCGACATCCAGGACCTGCTCGAACAGGCCGGCATCACGCCCGAGGGGTACAACGTCGTGATGCAGGGCGACGTGACCGAAATCATCAACATGACGCCGGGCGCGCGCCGGGAGATTATCGACGAGATAGCCGGCGTCGCCCAG contains:
- a CDS encoding DUF7518 family protein: MCGNRVEELESRVKELEASVEGLTDELVECKVRLRELENAVDDDLGFVPESEEGEESEESDIRVPEAGESQDAADTSNTEASEGEDNAEESETDIIVA
- a CDS encoding long-chain fatty acid--CoA ligase, translating into MPGGTPQTLRPFLWRAERLYPDTEIVARTHDGITRTTYDEFGDRVGRLANALADAGVEAGDRVGTVCWNHDRHFETYFAAPNIGAQLHTINPLLPDEHIRYIVEDAQDRVLFVDEFFAEKIGSAYDEDAFESVEQIVVIGDEVPYPGLPFGITYEGFVEDHDTDYDWPALSGETPAGMCYTSGTTGKPKGVEYTQQMLWSHTMGELTQMGMNLADSDVVMPVVPMFHVNAWGMPYATTAAGAKHVYPGPSPNPEDLVRLIEEEEVTITAGVPTVWLGLLEYMEENEVDLSSLEEIYIGGAAAPESLIRKYDDLGVTVVHAWGMTETAPIGSTATLKSTLQDVDYDTALAKRSKQGLTLPGLEFKVVDDDGERIDWDGEDFGELLIRGPWVTTEYHQRPDANESDFEEDPDGTWLRTGDIVTVDEDGYIDIVDRADDVIKSGGEWISSQELENTMMAHDDVSEAAVIGVPHERYQERPVGFVVRREGADISDADLEAELGELLAAEFPDWWEPDRYVFIEEVPKTATGKFSKKDLRAEYGDESLLDEE